The following are encoded together in the Apodemus sylvaticus chromosome 11, mApoSyl1.1, whole genome shotgun sequence genome:
- the Cpeb2 gene encoding cytoplasmic polyadenylation element-binding protein 2 isoform X7: MLLSRLSYPHPGTDNLLMLNARSYGRRRGRSSLFPIDDSLLDDGHSDQVGVLNSPTCYSAHQNGERIERFSRKVFVGGLPPDIDEDEITASFRRFGPLVVDWPHKAESKSYFPPKGYAFLLFQEESSVQALIDACIEEDGKLYLCVSSPTIKDKPVQIRPWNLSDSDFVMDGSQPLDPRKTIFVGGVPRPLRAVELAMIMDRLYGGVCYAGIDTDPELKYPKGAGRVAFSNQQSYIAAISARFVQLQHGDIDKRVEVKPYVLDDQMCDECQGARCAGKFAPFFCANVTCLQYYCEFCWANIHSRAGREFHKPLVKEGADRPRQIHFRWN, from the exons GCCGATCTTCCCTATTTCCAATAGATGATAGCTTATTGGATGATGGTCACAGTGATCAAGTTGGTGTTTTAAATTCACCAACATGTTATTCAGCTCATCAAAATGGAGAACGAATAGAACGCTTCTCTCGAAAAGTTTTTGTTGGTGGGCTTCCTCCAGATATTGATGAAG ATGAGATCACTGCCAGCTTCCGAAGATTTGGACCTTTGGTAGTAGATTGGCCCCATAAAGCAGAAAGCAAATCCTACTTTCCACCAAAAG GCTATGCATTCCTCCTCTTTCAAGAAGAGAGCTCAGTTCAGGCCCTCATCGATGCTTGCATTGAGGAAGATGGGAAGCTCTACTTGTGTGTCTCCAGCCCTACTATCAAAGACAAGCCT GTTCAAATCCGTCCTTGGAATTTAAGTGATAGTGATTTCGTCATGGATGGTTCTCAGCCTTTGGATCCCCGAAAAACAATTTTTGTTGGAGGTGTTCCTAGGCCATTAAGGGCTG tggAACTTGCTATGATCATGGACCGGCTGTATGGTGGTGTGTGTTACGCAGGAATCGATACAGATCCAGAACTAAAATACCCAAAAGGTGCTGGGCGAGTTGCTTTCTCCAATCAGCAGAGCTACATTGCTGCCATCAGTGCTCGATTTGTCCAGCTTCAGCATGGTGACATTGATAAACGA GTGGAGGTGAAGCCATATGTGCTGGATGACCAGATGTGTGACGAGTGCCAGGGCGCACGCTGCGCTGGGAAGTTTGCCCCTTTTTTCTGTGCCAATGTCACCTGCCTGCAGTATTACTGTGAGTTTTGTTGGGCAAATATCCACTCTCGTGCAGGACGCGAGTTCcataagccattggtgaaggAAGGTGCTGATCGCCCACGTCAGATCCACTTCCGCTGGAACTAA
- the Cpeb2 gene encoding cytoplasmic polyadenylation element-binding protein 2 isoform X8 encodes MLLSRLSYPHPGTDNLLMLNGRSSLFPIDDSLLDDGHSDQVGVLNSPTCYSAHQNGERIERFSRKVFVGGLPPDIDEDEITASFRRFGPLVVDWPHKAESKSYFPPKGYAFLLFQEESSVQALIDACIEEDGKLYLCVSSPTIKDKPVQIRPWNLSDSDFVMDGSQPLDPRKTIFVGGVPRPLRAVELAMIMDRLYGGVCYAGIDTDPELKYPKGAGRVAFSNQQSYIAAISARFVQLQHGDIDKRVEVKPYVLDDQMCDECQGARCAGKFAPFFCANVTCLQYYCEFCWANIHSRAGREFHKPLVKEGADRPRQIHFRWN; translated from the exons GCCGATCTTCCCTATTTCCAATAGATGATAGCTTATTGGATGATGGTCACAGTGATCAAGTTGGTGTTTTAAATTCACCAACATGTTATTCAGCTCATCAAAATGGAGAACGAATAGAACGCTTCTCTCGAAAAGTTTTTGTTGGTGGGCTTCCTCCAGATATTGATGAAG ATGAGATCACTGCCAGCTTCCGAAGATTTGGACCTTTGGTAGTAGATTGGCCCCATAAAGCAGAAAGCAAATCCTACTTTCCACCAAAAG GCTATGCATTCCTCCTCTTTCAAGAAGAGAGCTCAGTTCAGGCCCTCATCGATGCTTGCATTGAGGAAGATGGGAAGCTCTACTTGTGTGTCTCCAGCCCTACTATCAAAGACAAGCCT GTTCAAATCCGTCCTTGGAATTTAAGTGATAGTGATTTCGTCATGGATGGTTCTCAGCCTTTGGATCCCCGAAAAACAATTTTTGTTGGAGGTGTTCCTAGGCCATTAAGGGCTG tggAACTTGCTATGATCATGGACCGGCTGTATGGTGGTGTGTGTTACGCAGGAATCGATACAGATCCAGAACTAAAATACCCAAAAGGTGCTGGGCGAGTTGCTTTCTCCAATCAGCAGAGCTACATTGCTGCCATCAGTGCTCGATTTGTCCAGCTTCAGCATGGTGACATTGATAAACGA GTGGAGGTGAAGCCATATGTGCTGGATGACCAGATGTGTGACGAGTGCCAGGGCGCACGCTGCGCTGGGAAGTTTGCCCCTTTTTTCTGTGCCAATGTCACCTGCCTGCAGTATTACTGTGAGTTTTGTTGGGCAAATATCCACTCTCGTGCAGGACGCGAGTTCcataagccattggtgaaggAAGGTGCTGATCGCCCACGTCAGATCCACTTCCGCTGGAACTAA